Proteins co-encoded in one Balnearium lithotrophicum genomic window:
- a CDS encoding DEAD/DEAH box helicase, with protein MEFSFKDLDERVQKSLEEMGFENPTPIQKDAIPIAMEGHDIVGQAQTGTGKTAAFGIPIVEGISPRERGVKAIILTPTRELAIQVAHEISLIGKNKGVSAYPIYGGVSIDRQASILRRGRNQIVVGTPGRIKDLINRGILKLDRVRYAVLDEADQMLDMGFIEDIEEILSKTPSEKQTMLFSATMPYEIRKLIDNYLKPGYKFIKANKELITPKVKQRILFVKSEDKLKALERILRENEGTSTIVFVKTKRDAADVERELQRRGINARAIHGDLSQRQRENVMRAFREGKVRVLVATDVAARGIDIKNVGLVINYELPENPESYVHRIGRTGRAGREGTAISLVAEPEKRRMYRIKGLKGVKPERFKVNDTKEIKEKLLSESLENVPESIKRLSKELVEKRNPEEIVALLLKRVMG; from the coding sequence ATGGAGTTTAGTTTCAAAGATTTAGACGAAAGGGTACAAAAATCCTTAGAGGAAATGGGATTTGAAAATCCAACTCCCATTCAGAAGGACGCTATACCTATAGCAATGGAAGGACACGATATTGTGGGGCAGGCTCAAACAGGAACTGGTAAAACGGCGGCCTTTGGAATTCCCATTGTGGAGGGAATAAGTCCAAGGGAGAGGGGAGTTAAAGCCATTATCCTTACTCCTACAAGGGAACTTGCAATTCAGGTAGCCCATGAAATTTCACTCATTGGAAAGAACAAGGGTGTCTCCGCCTATCCAATCTATGGTGGTGTTTCAATAGATAGACAGGCAAGTATACTGAGAAGGGGAAGAAATCAGATAGTAGTTGGAACCCCTGGTAGGATTAAGGATTTAATAAACAGGGGAATCCTTAAACTTGATAGGGTTAGGTATGCCGTTTTAGATGAGGCAGACCAGATGTTAGATATGGGATTTATTGAGGACATTGAGGAGATTCTCTCAAAAACACCCTCGGAAAAACAGACAATGCTCTTTTCTGCAACTATGCCCTACGAGATTAGAAAGCTTATAGATAACTACCTAAAGCCGGGTTACAAGTTTATAAAGGCGAACAAGGAACTAATAACACCTAAGGTTAAGCAGAGAATTCTGTTTGTAAAGAGTGAGGACAAGCTTAAAGCCCTCGAGAGGATCCTAAGGGAGAACGAGGGCACTTCGACAATAGTCTTCGTAAAGACCAAGAGAGATGCTGCAGATGTTGAGAGGGAGCTCCAGAGAAGGGGCATAAACGCCAGGGCTATTCACGGCGACCTTTCCCAGAGGCAGAGAGAAAATGTTATGAGGGCATTTAGGGAAGGAAAAGTAAGGGTTTTGGTCGCTACGGACGTTGCAGCAAGGGGAATAGACATAAAGAACGTAGGTTTGGTCATTAACTACGAACTTCCTGAAAATCCTGAAAGTTACGTTCACAGAATAGGAAGAACGGGAAGGGCAGGAAGGGAAGGTACTGCGATTAGCCTTGTTGCCGAGCCTGAAAAGAGGAGAATGTACAGAATTAAGGGTTTAAAAGGGGTAAAGCCGGAGAGATTCAAGGTTAACGATACAAAGGAAATTAAGGAAAAGCTCCTCTCTGAATCCTTAGAAAATGTTCCAGAGAGTATAAAAAGGCTTTCAAAGGAACTTGTAGAAAAGAGAAACCCTGAAGAAATAGTTGCTCTTTTACTAAAAAGGGTTATGGGGTAG